The following are encoded together in the Zingiber officinale cultivar Zhangliang chromosome 8A, Zo_v1.1, whole genome shotgun sequence genome:
- the LOC122008484 gene encoding protein RICE SALT SENSITIVE 3-like isoform X1: MVVEARRLWACWLSMSLSGTSASTRTGLTPSSGPFALARTFLFLPLLSFPSLSPHELFSPFFSCRRCRGGNGCKIGDDNGNLMLMWEDGFCRSRVDEMDAGEDPVRKAFSKMSIQLYNYGEGLMGKVASDKCHKWVFKEPSESEPNISNYWQSSFDALPPEWNDQFTSGIQTIAVIQAGHGLLQLGSCKIIPEDLHFVLRMRHMFESLGYQSGFFLSQLFSSTRGSSPSPSSSMKQIPRPPQPPPPPIFNWSHPSLAPIPAMAAAPAYNPMGQEHEPDLKWPNGLSFFTALTGRTDDAKLLFGSEMLEQKPADSKPGIGDDHHLALSSASNADQDLMSTESQRSCKGRKMESSSNKFKRSLTFPATSLDHQHHHQHAGTAQGMDYRGSDAGIYQDIMETFLD, translated from the exons ATGGTAGTAGAAGCAAGGAGGCTGTGGGCATGTTGGCTCTCCATGAGTCTCTCAGGAACCTCTGCCTCAACTCGGACTGGACTTACTCCGTCTTCTGGACCATTCGCCCTCGCCCGTACCTTCCTCTTTCTCCCCCTTCTTTCCTTTCCCTCTCTTTCACCACACGAACTATTCTCCCCCTTCTTCTCTTGCAGGAGGTGCAGGGGCGGCAATGGCTGCAAGATTGGCGACGACAATGGCAATCT GATGCTGATGTGGGAGGATGGCTTCTGCCGGAGCCGAGTCGACGAGATGGATGCAGGGGAAGACCCCGTGAGGAAGGCCTTCAGCAAGATGTCCATTCAGCTGTATAATTACGGAGAAGG GTTGATGGGGAAGGTTGCTTCTGATAAGTGTCACAAATGGGTCTTCAAGGAACCTTCTGAATCTGAACCCAACATCTCCAACTACTGGCAGAGCTCCTTCGATGCT CTTCCTCCTGAGTGGAATGATCAATTTACTTCTGGCATCCAG ACTATCGCTGTGATTCAGGCTGGCCATGGACTTTTGCAACTTGGCTCCTGCAAAATT ATACCTGAAGACCTGCACTTTGTACTGAGGATGAGGCACATGTTTGAGTCATTAGGATACCAATCAGGGTTCTTCCTCTCCCAGCTGTTTTCCTCCACCAGGGGCAGCTCTCCTTCACCATCTTCGTCAATGAAGCAAATCCCGAGGCCGCCGCAGCCGCCGCCTCCTCCGATCTTCAACTGGAGCCACCCTTCGCTTGCTCCAATCCCTGCCATGGCAGCTGCCCCTGCTTACAACCCAATGGGGCAGGAGCATGAACCAGACCTCAAGTGGCCCAACGGCCTCTCCTTCTTCACTGCTCTCACCGGCAGGACGGACGACGCCAAGCTCCTCTTCGGCTCTGAGATGCTGGAGCAAAAACCGGCCGACTCTAAGCCCGGCATCGGCGATGATCACCATCTGGCACTTAGCAGCGCGAGCAATGCTGATCAGGACCTGATGAGCACAGAGAGCCAGCGTTCCTGCAAAGGCAGGAAGATGGAGAGCAGCAGCAACAAGTTCAAGAGGAGCTTGACGTTCCCCGCGACATCGCTCGACCACCAGCATCATCACCAACATGCAGGAACAGCTCAGGGAATGGATTACAGAGGATCAGACGCAGGGATCTACCAGGACATCATGGAAACCTTCTTGGACTAG
- the LOC122008484 gene encoding protein RICE SALT SENSITIVE 3-like isoform X2 yields the protein MVGSGDGSRSKEAVGMLALHESLRNLCLNSDWTYSVFWTIRPRPRCRGGNGCKIGDDNGNLMLMWEDGFCRSRVDEMDAGEDPVRKAFSKMSIQLYNYGEGLMGKVASDKCHKWVFKEPSESEPNISNYWQSSFDALPPEWNDQFTSGIQTIAVIQAGHGLLQLGSCKIIPEDLHFVLRMRHMFESLGYQSGFFLSQLFSSTRGSSPSPSSSMKQIPRPPQPPPPPIFNWSHPSLAPIPAMAAAPAYNPMGQEHEPDLKWPNGLSFFTALTGRTDDAKLLFGSEMLEQKPADSKPGIGDDHHLALSSASNADQDLMSTESQRSCKGRKMESSSNKFKRSLTFPATSLDHQHHHQHAGTAQGMDYRGSDAGIYQDIMETFLD from the exons ATGGTGGGCTCAGGAGATGGTAGTAGAAGCAAGGAGGCTGTGGGCATGTTGGCTCTCCATGAGTCTCTCAGGAACCTCTGCCTCAACTCGGACTGGACTTACTCCGTCTTCTGGACCATTCGCCCTCGCCC GAGGTGCAGGGGCGGCAATGGCTGCAAGATTGGCGACGACAATGGCAATCT GATGCTGATGTGGGAGGATGGCTTCTGCCGGAGCCGAGTCGACGAGATGGATGCAGGGGAAGACCCCGTGAGGAAGGCCTTCAGCAAGATGTCCATTCAGCTGTATAATTACGGAGAAGG GTTGATGGGGAAGGTTGCTTCTGATAAGTGTCACAAATGGGTCTTCAAGGAACCTTCTGAATCTGAACCCAACATCTCCAACTACTGGCAGAGCTCCTTCGATGCT CTTCCTCCTGAGTGGAATGATCAATTTACTTCTGGCATCCAG ACTATCGCTGTGATTCAGGCTGGCCATGGACTTTTGCAACTTGGCTCCTGCAAAATT ATACCTGAAGACCTGCACTTTGTACTGAGGATGAGGCACATGTTTGAGTCATTAGGATACCAATCAGGGTTCTTCCTCTCCCAGCTGTTTTCCTCCACCAGGGGCAGCTCTCCTTCACCATCTTCGTCAATGAAGCAAATCCCGAGGCCGCCGCAGCCGCCGCCTCCTCCGATCTTCAACTGGAGCCACCCTTCGCTTGCTCCAATCCCTGCCATGGCAGCTGCCCCTGCTTACAACCCAATGGGGCAGGAGCATGAACCAGACCTCAAGTGGCCCAACGGCCTCTCCTTCTTCACTGCTCTCACCGGCAGGACGGACGACGCCAAGCTCCTCTTCGGCTCTGAGATGCTGGAGCAAAAACCGGCCGACTCTAAGCCCGGCATCGGCGATGATCACCATCTGGCACTTAGCAGCGCGAGCAATGCTGATCAGGACCTGATGAGCACAGAGAGCCAGCGTTCCTGCAAAGGCAGGAAGATGGAGAGCAGCAGCAACAAGTTCAAGAGGAGCTTGACGTTCCCCGCGACATCGCTCGACCACCAGCATCATCACCAACATGCAGGAACAGCTCAGGGAATGGATTACAGAGGATCAGACGCAGGGATCTACCAGGACATCATGGAAACCTTCTTGGACTAG